Genomic DNA from Fusarium oxysporum Fo47 chromosome IX, complete sequence:
CCCATCAACGCCCAGTCTCTCCACCGTCAACTAACCCCCAGAGACCATCACGACAATCGGCAAAAATGGCGGACAACGACTCCCCCGTCACCCTCCGAACTCGCAAGTTCATCCGCAACCCTCTGCTGGGCCGTAAGCAGATGGTCGTGTGAGTGATACCCTCAGATTCTTGATGATACGTCTCCATATTGCGTCTGCCGCACCGCGCGGTTGCTGCTTCGTCGATACCATCACCTGAGTCGATGCTTGAACTCGCCTGCCTCTTTTTCCCCGCTCGATATATCGCTGTTCTGCACGATTCTACGCCACATAACGAATTTATCGAAAACACGTTCAGAAATTGGGACAGGCGGGCATAAAGCATCGATGATGGGATACGATGGGACACGACATAGGGCCTATCATTTTGTGCTTGGGAACTCTTGGGCTGACCGGCGATTGCGTTTAATAGTGACATCCTCCACCCCAACCGTGCCAACATCTCCAAGGAGGAGCTCCGTGAGAAGCTCGGTTCTCTCTACAAGGCCCAGAAGGACCAGATCTCCGTCTTCGGTCTCCGAACCCAGTTCGGTGGCGGCAAGACCACCGGCTTCGCTCTCGTCTATGACTCCCCCGAGGCCATGAAGAAGTTCGAGCCCCAGTACCGATTGGTGCGGGTTGGTCTCGCCACCAAGGCCGAGCGTGCCTCCCGACAGCAGCGTGCGTTTCACCACAATCATCAGAGTTCAGAGGGGTTAGTCAGGCTGACAGACAACTACAGGCAAGCAGCGCAAGAACCGACAAAAGACCCTCCGTGGTACGGCAAAGGTCAAGGgtgccaaggccaagaaggagaaataAACGACTCGATGActtggcttgggcttgtgTATATCCTCGGGCTGGTTGGGGAGCAGCTATGGCTGCGTGCATGCGGTGGTGCGTCCATTTACGGTCCATCCTCGTCGGCGTCGGCATCGGCATAGGGTACAGGGACTTGCTGGGCGGATGGCGGGGGGCTATTCTGGACTCGATGAGGAGGATTGCTTTCACCGGCGTCTTTTCTCAATTACACTAGCATGAAATCAATGGTGTTCTTCGGGTTTCGGACCAAAATCAAAAATAACAACGTCTCTGGTTTACGCGGGTTTTCACTACTTGGCTCTACGGTTCGTGAATGCATGACTCATGACTTTATATCACTGCGAAAAGAAGGTATGCGAGAAATACGGAATGTTTCTAATCAATTATATGCCGCCCAGCAGCAAGAGGGTATCAACATATCTATCCAAAACTCCAAACTCCACCCAATGCATCTTCAAATCAACTCTTCACCACAATCCTCCATAtatcaacatcgccaacccCAATGCGATTCCAACGACGACCTTCCAGTGCACAATCTCAGCTTGTCGGCCCTCAGCGCCAGCCTTGTACACGGGGATATGCCATCCACAGCGCTCCTTTCCATCTCTCGTCTTGCATTCGTAGTAAGTTGTTTGCCCCCAGCCCATGCTCGCCAATTGTTCTGCTTGATCGGGGGCAGCTGTGACGGAAGGGTTGAAGACAGATGGGTTGGCGTTGtttctctcttgtctctcttcGAAGAATGAACCGCCTGGAAGAACCGGAAGACCTGTTGTGTCTGGGAGGCCGGGTGAGAGTGTAGGTGCAGGTTGAGGCTCTGGTGTCTGAGTGGGTAGACAGAGGCCCATACTCAACATAGCGAGAAGGGTAAAGATGTAGTTGAGAGGCAACATGATTGCGGTATTGTTTCTCTTTAAAGTCGGTATGCTTTTATATCAAGATATTCCGTGTGAGTTGGTTGATTTCTGGGCAAAGTGGTAGATAATCGCCTCAACAGGTTGATCTCGTCGTTATATACCCGTCTTAACCAAACGGTTCACAGTTCTCCAATGAACACAACAGCAGTAGTCACAATTTCACAAAGCAgaataagtttaaaaaaaGGACCGACAAACCTCACGTTCCATACCCCGAACAATATACTTATATCTCCCCAAGACAGCCCCATGATGAACATTCAAACCACGCGACAATAGCCAACAGGTTCTCAATAAAAAGTGCTCATGAGACGCTAGAACAGAAACAAAAATTAGGCTTAACTGGTAAATTCCAGGCAAGATGCGAAAAGATGGTGGGTTGTTTCGCTGCATCATCTGCTCGCTCAAACAACTTGGTTGGCTGAGGTGCGCTGCTCGTGATGCAGCTAGGACTGCGCTGAGACAGGCACTGGGGCTAAAGGACGGGTTCGTGATGGTCCTCACATGAGACGCTGGGCATTaagaatgagaaggagaataaTCATTTGAGTTTCGTGAATCTTGGCTATTTTTCAAGCTcgtttcttgtttcttgtttctttgctTGTTTTATTAAGGTGCAGATTTTAACCAGCTTCATCCTTTGTCTTGAGCCATACGCTGGGCTGACACGCTATGCTTCCCCAACGCCATGTTCCCTGAAATACAGAATGCTTTGATACATAATTTCCCTCACCAATCCTTTTCATACCCCTGCTGCTCGAACTGAAATAAGGCGATGGAGCGCCCGATGCAAAAGATCCTTTCTCAACCGTTCCAGTACTTCCATAACTTGGAACCATCCTGTGTCTGTCAGAACCTTCGTGTTGTCTTCCTACGACCCTTGATCTGACTATAGGCACTCGTCAACACCTCTTGAGCCAGTGAAGCAGATGTCTGTCTGCGTGTAGTTCGGCTTTGTACATttgtcgtcttcttcgcaTCCGTCGCGGGTAGGCCCTTTCCCCGGCTTCGCGTGTTGACTTCACTATGTTTCTTCTGCACCCAACCTGAACCCTGTGGCAATGGAGAATCCTGATAAGTTTCGTCTTCGCTGTCTTGGGCATAGTCCTCGGTATACTGTACTGATAGTGGACTAGAGCTCAGTTCGATAACCTGGCTGCCCTCTGGGATGACGAACTGTGATTCTTGCTTCACTTTCTGAGATGTCGCTGGTGTCGCAACATGCTTAGCCTCAGATGCTTCAGGCTTCGATCCCTTGCTCTTGAACGAGCATATCAGGGGACTCTCCTTTTGAGATTCAGGCTGTGTCGCATTTGGAAACAAGCTCCGTAAAGATTTGTTGCGATCAGGTGAACGACCAGGCTCCTCACCCTCGTCCAACTTTCGCATCGCCTCTTCATAATCCCCATCTTTCTTTTCGGACTTTATGAACCGGGGCACTGACATTTGACTGAACTTCAGAGGACTTTGTGTTTGCCTTGCTGTATGAAAAATTCCCTCCAGTGAGGGAAAGGGACTGCTGCTTCTCAGGCGGGATTCGTCCGTCACTTGTGGGCTGGCGGTTCTCCCGTGAGGATCATCAACTATGCCCCCTTCGACTGTTTCTTCAATTCGCTCCTCTGGTAGGTCGTCAAGGCCGCTGACTGATGGGGGTTGCCGTCCACTGCGAACGCTACCCGCAGATGAGGGCACCACCAACAAACGATGGTCGACAAGTGCGTCGTCTTTTGTCGGCAGTGGTGGCAGATCCGGTGAGGGTATAGTATCAGG
This window encodes:
- a CDS encoding ribosomal protein L23/L15e core domain-containing protein translates to MADNDSPVTLRTRKFIRNPLLGRKQMVVDILHPNRANISKEELREKLGSLYKAQKDQISVFGLRTQFGGGKTTGFALVYDSPEAMKKFEPQYRLVRVGLATKAERASRQQRKQRKNRQKTLRGTAKVKGAKAKKEK